One Burkholderiales bacterium DNA window includes the following coding sequences:
- the glcE gene encoding glycolate oxidase subunit GlcE has translation MQEIIEQLAERIRDAAARREPLVVRGGGTKEFYGRAVAGDVLDTRAYAGIVDYEPTELVITARAGTSLAEIEAAMRERGQMLACEPPHFAEGSTLGGCVAAGLSGPRRPYAGSVRDLVLGIRMLDGKGADLSFGGRVMKNVAGYDVSRLMAGSLGTLGVLLEISLKALPLPPAETTLRREHTAAQAIELMNAWAGKPLPISATCHVGGALYVRLSGAGTAVNAAKQKLGGEAVDDGQRFWRDLRDHRHDFFRTSRPLWRVSLKSTTPPLGGEELIEWSGSVRWLAHDGDADEIRGRAARAGGHATLFRRHASDAEPFHPLSPALARVHARLKRTFDPHGVLNPGRMYAEF, from the coding sequence ATGCAAGAGATCATCGAACAGCTCGCTGAACGGATCCGCGACGCCGCCGCGCGGCGCGAGCCGCTCGTGGTGCGCGGCGGCGGGACGAAGGAGTTCTACGGACGCGCGGTGGCGGGCGACGTGCTCGACACACGCGCGTATGCGGGCATCGTCGATTACGAGCCCACCGAGCTCGTGATCACGGCGCGCGCGGGGACGAGCCTCGCGGAGATCGAGGCCGCGATGCGCGAGCGCGGCCAGATGCTCGCGTGCGAGCCGCCGCACTTCGCCGAAGGCTCGACGCTCGGCGGCTGCGTCGCGGCGGGCCTCTCGGGACCGCGCAGGCCTTACGCGGGAAGCGTGCGCGATCTCGTCCTCGGCATACGCATGCTCGACGGCAAGGGCGCCGACCTCTCCTTCGGCGGCCGCGTCATGAAGAACGTCGCCGGCTACGACGTCTCGCGGCTGATGGCGGGATCGCTCGGCACGCTCGGCGTGCTGCTCGAGATCTCGCTCAAGGCGCTGCCGCTGCCGCCTGCCGAGACCACGCTGCGGCGCGAGCACACGGCTGCCCAGGCGATCGAGCTCATGAACGCATGGGCCGGCAAGCCGCTGCCGATCAGCGCGACGTGCCACGTCGGCGGCGCGCTGTACGTTCGGCTCTCGGGCGCCGGAACGGCGGTGAACGCCGCTAAGCAGAAGCTCGGCGGCGAAGCCGTGGACGACGGTCAGCGCTTCTGGCGCGACCTGAGAGACCATCGGCACGATTTCTTTCGCACCTCGCGGCCGCTGTGGCGGGTCTCGCTCAAGTCGACGACCCCGCCGCTCGGCGGCGAGGAGCTGATCGAATGGAGCGGCAGCGTGCGCTGGCTCGCGCACGACGGCGATGCGGACGAAATCCGCGGCAGAGCCGCGCGAGCCGGCGGGCACGCCACGCTCTTCCGCCGCCACGCGAGCGACGCCGAACCCTTTCACCCGCTCTCGCCCGCCCTCGCCCGCGTGCACGCCAGGCTGAAGCGCACGTTCGATCCGCACGGCGTGCTGAATCCCGGCCGCATGTACGCCGAATTCTGA
- the glcF gene encoding glycolate oxidase subunit GlcF: MQTNLADFIRDTPDGRDADAILRKCVHCGFCTATCPTYQILGDELDGPRGRIYLMKQVLEGAPVTGKTQLHLDRCLTCRSCETTCPSGVHYSRLLDIGRRVVDERVKRGPADTFVRAALRAVVPRPVVFEALVNTARMMRPLLPRALQEKVPREARPAPALPATSHARRMLVLRGCVQPVLSPATNVAAARVLHRLGITLEAAQGAGCCGGVSYHLTAEDEARGYMRRNVDAWWPHVEAGVEAIVITASGCGTMVKDYGHHLARDARYAEKAARISELTRDISEVILAEADALTRLARTPRPTKKVAFHPPCTLQHGLKIRGEIERLLLSLGVDLVPVRDAHLCCGSAGTYSLLHPDLAGQLRDNKLAALTAGDPAEIVTANIGCQNHLQQGTDKPVRHWIELVDDLLSAR; this comes from the coding sequence ATGCAGACCAACCTAGCCGATTTCATCCGGGACACGCCCGACGGCCGCGACGCCGACGCGATCCTGCGCAAGTGCGTGCACTGCGGTTTCTGCACCGCGACCTGCCCCACGTACCAGATCCTCGGCGACGAGCTCGACGGTCCGCGCGGCCGCATCTATCTCATGAAGCAGGTGCTCGAAGGCGCGCCGGTCACCGGGAAGACTCAGCTCCACCTCGACCGCTGCCTCACCTGCCGCTCGTGCGAGACCACGTGCCCATCGGGCGTGCATTACAGCCGACTGCTCGACATCGGACGCCGCGTCGTCGACGAGCGCGTGAAGCGCGGCCCTGCCGACACCTTCGTGCGCGCGGCGCTGCGCGCGGTAGTGCCGCGGCCGGTCGTGTTCGAAGCGCTGGTCAACACCGCCCGCATGATGCGGCCGCTGCTGCCGCGGGCGCTGCAAGAGAAAGTGCCGCGCGAGGCGCGTCCGGCGCCTGCCTTACCCGCTACGTCGCATGCACGCCGGATGCTCGTGCTCCGAGGCTGCGTGCAGCCGGTGCTGTCGCCCGCGACCAACGTCGCCGCGGCGCGCGTGCTCCACCGCCTCGGTATCACGCTCGAAGCCGCGCAAGGCGCCGGCTGCTGCGGCGGCGTCTCCTACCACCTCACCGCCGAGGACGAGGCGCGCGGTTACATGCGGCGCAACGTCGACGCGTGGTGGCCGCACGTCGAAGCGGGCGTCGAGGCGATCGTCATCACCGCGAGCGGCTGCGGCACCATGGTGAAGGACTACGGTCACCACCTCGCGCGCGATGCGCGTTACGCCGAGAAGGCCGCTCGCATCTCCGAGCTCACCAGAGACATCAGCGAAGTCATCCTCGCCGAAGCGGACGCGTTGACACGCCTCGCTCGGACCCCACGCCCTACGAAAAAAGTCGCTTTCCACCCGCCCTGCACGCTGCAGCACGGACTGAAGATACGCGGCGAGATCGAGCGCCTGCTGCTCTCGCTCGGCGTCGATCTCGTGCCGGTGCGCGACGCGCACCTGTGCTGCGGCTCGGCCGGCACCTACTCGCTGCTGCATCCCGACCTCGCGGGACAACTGCGCGACAACAAGCTCGCCGCGCTCACCGCGGGCGATCCCGCGGAGATCGTCACGGCCAACATCGGTTGTCAGAACCACCTGCAGCAAGGCACGGACAAACCCGTTCGCCACTGGATAGAGCTCGTGGACGACCTCCTCAGCGCCCGCTGA
- a CDS encoding DNA methyltransferase: MLQIPRRSLEERRTRHSRTATVRKALYLEGTPHVPVYEEELWTSKQRQASSIHEVSYRACFKPQLPAYFIDRLSDEGDLVYDPFSGRGTTAVEAALRGRRVAANDINPLSSIFARPRLEMPHVGEVDARLAGIDLGQKARPTLDLSMFYHPDTERELLNLRAYLNARRRSRSEDSIDRWIRMVATNRLTGHSPGFFSVYTLPPNQAVSAENQVRINERLGQKPGYRNVRELIVKKSVQLQGNISATERDRLRRCAAQALFLEGSAAATRGLRDRSVQLTVTSPPFLDIVHYAKDNWLRCWFNGIDANEVGRRMTISKTVEDWSAAMAKVFAELYRVTKPGGWVAFEVGEVRRGSVRLEEVVAPLGIEAGFDCEAVLINSQRFTKTANIWGVSNNKLGTNSNRIAIFRKPA; the protein is encoded by the coding sequence ATGCTGCAGATACCGCGCCGATCGCTCGAAGAACGCCGCACCCGTCACAGTCGCACCGCAACGGTCCGCAAGGCGCTGTATCTCGAAGGCACACCTCACGTCCCGGTGTACGAAGAAGAGCTGTGGACGAGCAAGCAGCGGCAGGCGTCCTCGATCCACGAGGTGTCGTACCGCGCGTGCTTCAAGCCGCAGCTTCCCGCCTACTTCATCGACCGCCTCTCCGACGAAGGCGACCTCGTCTACGATCCTTTCAGCGGACGCGGAACGACCGCGGTGGAAGCGGCCCTGCGCGGCCGTCGCGTCGCGGCCAACGACATCAATCCGCTGTCGTCGATCTTCGCGAGGCCGCGCCTGGAGATGCCTCACGTGGGCGAGGTCGACGCGCGGCTGGCGGGGATCGATCTGGGGCAGAAGGCGCGCCCGACGCTCGACCTCTCGATGTTCTATCACCCCGACACCGAGCGCGAGCTCCTCAACCTGCGCGCGTACCTCAACGCGCGGCGCCGCTCGCGCAGCGAGGACAGCATCGACCGCTGGATACGCATGGTCGCGACCAACCGGCTCACCGGCCATTCGCCGGGTTTCTTCTCGGTCTACACGCTGCCGCCCAATCAGGCGGTATCGGCCGAGAACCAGGTGCGCATCAACGAGCGGCTCGGCCAGAAACCCGGGTACCGCAACGTGCGCGAGCTCATCGTGAAGAAATCGGTGCAGCTCCAGGGGAACATCAGCGCGACCGAGCGCGACCGGCTGCGGCGCTGCGCCGCGCAGGCGCTGTTCCTCGAAGGCTCGGCCGCCGCGACCCGGGGCCTGCGCGACCGCAGCGTGCAGCTCACCGTGACGTCGCCGCCCTTCCTCGACATCGTCCACTACGCCAAAGATAACTGGCTGCGCTGCTGGTTCAACGGCATCGATGCGAACGAGGTCGGACGCCGCATGACGATCAGCAAGACCGTGGAGGACTGGTCGGCCGCCATGGCGAAGGTGTTCGCCGAGCTCTACCGCGTGACCAAACCGGGCGGCTGGGTCGCTTTCGAGGTCGGCGAAGTGCGCCGCGGCTCGGTGCGGCTGGAGGAAGTGGTCGCGCCGCTGGGCATCGAGGCCGGCTTCGACTGCGAGGCGGTGCTCATCAACTCGCAGCGCTTCACCAAGACCGCGAACATCTGGGGCGTTTCGAACAACAAGCTGGGCACCAACAGCAATCGCATCGCGATCTTCCGCAAGCCGGCTTGA
- a CDS encoding MaoC/PaaZ C-terminal domain-containing protein, protein MPIDYEKLINHRIPDVEQRYTRRDTMLYALGLGLGADPLDEDQLKFVYEENLVALPTMAIVLASPGPFHREGSFGITGTHVLHGEQGFTIDKPLPVEGTVVGHTIVERVLDKGPGKGALILTRTTVREKESGDTVCTLTSTTFARADGGFGGPSGPQKEPHPIPERTPDLTCDLPTLPQAALIYRLSGDYNPLHADPAYAKRGGFKAPILHGRATFGVAGHAILKACCGYDPSRLKSMEGRFSSPVYPGETIRTELWIDGSVVSFRSSVPERGVTVLNNGRAELAGFIRELAKQS, encoded by the coding sequence GTGCCGATCGACTACGAAAAGCTCATCAACCACCGGATTCCCGACGTCGAGCAGCGCTATACGCGCCGCGACACGATGCTGTACGCGCTCGGGCTGGGCCTGGGCGCCGATCCGCTCGACGAAGATCAGCTGAAGTTCGTCTACGAGGAGAATCTCGTCGCCCTGCCGACGATGGCGATCGTGCTCGCCTCGCCCGGGCCGTTTCACCGCGAAGGCAGCTTCGGCATAACGGGCACCCACGTGTTGCACGGCGAGCAGGGTTTCACGATCGACAAGCCGCTGCCGGTCGAAGGCACGGTCGTCGGCCACACCATCGTCGAGCGCGTGCTCGACAAGGGCCCCGGTAAAGGCGCACTCATACTCACGCGCACCACCGTGCGCGAGAAAGAGAGCGGCGACACCGTGTGCACGCTCACGTCCACGACCTTCGCGCGCGCCGACGGCGGTTTCGGCGGACCGTCAGGGCCGCAGAAAGAGCCGCACCCGATTCCGGAGCGCACGCCCGACCTCACCTGCGACCTGCCGACGCTGCCGCAGGCGGCGCTCATCTACCGGCTGTCGGGCGATTACAACCCGCTGCACGCCGATCCCGCGTACGCGAAGCGCGGCGGGTTCAAGGCGCCGATCCTCCACGGTCGCGCGACGTTCGGCGTCGCGGGTCACGCGATTCTCAAAGCGTGCTGCGGCTACGACCCTTCGCGCTTGAAAAGCATGGAAGGACGTTTCTCGTCGCCGGTGTATCCGGGGGAGACGATCCGCACCGAGCTGTGGATCGACGGCAGCGTGGTGTCGTTCCGGTCGAGCGTCCCCGAGCGCGGCGTGACGGTGCTCAACAACGGCCGCGCGGAGCTCGCGGGCTTCATCCGCGAGCTCGCTAAGCAGTCATGA